A window from Eubalaena glacialis isolate mEubGla1 chromosome 1, mEubGla1.1.hap2.+ XY, whole genome shotgun sequence encodes these proteins:
- the KLHL41 gene encoding kelch-like protein 41, whose product MDSQRELAEELRLYQSTLLQDGLKDLLDEKKFIDCTLKAGDKSLPCHRLILSACSPYFREYFLSELDEAKKKEVVLDNVDPAVLDLIIKYLYSASIDLNDGNVQDIFALASRFQIPSVFTVCVSYLQKRLAPGNCLAILRLGLLLDCPRLAISAREFVSDRFVQICKEEDFMQLSPQELISVISNDSLNVEKEEAVFEAVMKWVRTDKENRVKNLSEVFDCIRFRLMTEKYFKDHVEKDDIIKSNPELQKKIKVLKDAFAGKLPEPSKNTEKAGASEVNGDVGDEDLLPGYLNDIPRHGMFVKDLILLVNDTAAVAYDPTENECYLTALAEQIPRNHSSIVTQQNQVYVVGGLYVDEENKDQPLQSYFFQLDNVASEWVGLPPLPSARCLFGLGEVDDKIYVVAGKDLQTEASLDSVLCYDPVVAKWNEVKKLPIKVYGHSVISHKGMIYCLGGKTDDKKCTNRVFTYNPKRGDWRDLAPMKTPRSMFGVAVHKGKIVIAGGVTEDGLSASIEAFDLTTNKWEVMTEFPQERSSISLVSLAGSLYAIGGFAMIQLESKEFAPTEVNDIWKYEDDKKEWAGMLKEIRYASGASCLATRLNLFKLSKL is encoded by the exons ATGGATTCCCAGCGGGAACTTGCAGAGGAACTGCGGCTTTACCAATCCACCCTTCTTCAGGATGGTCTAAAAGATCTCCTGGATGAGAAAAAATTCATCGATTGCACACTAAAAGCAGGTGACAAAAGTCTTCCTTGCCACAGATTGATTTTGTCAGCTTGTAGTCCTTACTTCCGTGAGTATTTTTTATCTGAACTTGATGAggcaaaaaaaaaggaggtaGTACTAGATAATGTGGATCCTGCTGTATTGGATTTAATCATTAAGTACCTGTACTCTGCCAGTATTGATCTCAACGACGGAAATGTGCAAGATATTTTTGCATTGGCCAGCCGCTTTCAGATCCCCTCCGTGTTCACTGTCTGCGTTTCATATCTTCAGAAAAGACTTGCTCCTGGTAACTGTCTAGCTATCCTAAGATTAGGACTTCTTCTTGACTGCCCGAGACTTGCCATCTCTGCCCGTGAATTTGTGTCTGATCGCTTTGTACAGATTTGTAAGGAAGAGGACTTCATGCAACTGTCTCCACAGGAGCTGATCTCAGTCATTTCCAATGACAGCCTAAATGTAGAAAAGGAAGAAGCGGTATTTGAGGCAGTGATGAAATGGGTGcgaacagacaaagaaaacagggTTAAAAACCTTAGCGAAGTGTTTGATTGTATCCGTTTTCGCCTtatgacagaaaaatattttaaagatcatGTTGAGAAAGATGATATAATTAAAAGCAACCCAGAActccagaaaaaaatcaaagttctcAAAGATGCCTTTGCAGGCAAACTCCCAGAACCTAGCAAAAACACAGAGAAGGCTGGGGCTAGTGAGGTGAatggtgatgttggtgatgaaGATTTACTTCCTGGTTACCTGAACGATATTCCCAGGCATGGAATGTTTGTCAAAGACCTCATCCTCTTGGTTAATGACACAGCTGCAGTGGCTTATGATCCCACGGAAAATGAATGCTACCTTACTGCACTGGCTGAGCAGATCCCCAGAAATCATTCCAGCATCGTTACCCAGCAAAATCAGGTGTACGTGGTAGGAGGCCTCTATgtggatgaagaaaataaagatcaaCCTCTACAGTCGTACTTCTTCCAG CTTGATAACGTAGCATCTGAGTGGGTTGGACTTCCACCTCTGCCTTCAGCCAGGTGTCTCTTCGGTCTGGGAGAAGTAGATGACAAAATCTATGTAGTTGCAGGCAAAGACCTTCAAACAGAGGCTTCGCTGGATTCAGTATTGTGCTATGATCCTGT GGTGGCCAAATGGAATGAAGTTAAAAAACTTCCTATCAAAGTCTATGGCCATAGTGTGATTTCACATAAGGGGATGATATATTGTCTCGGAGGAAAGACAGATGACAA AAAGTGTACAAACAGGGTGTTTACCTACAACCCCAAAAGAGGAGACTGGAGAGATCTGGCTCCAATGAAAACCCCTCGTTCCATGTTTGGAGTGGCAGTCCATAAAGGCAAAATTGTGATTGCTGGAGGCGTCACTGAAGATGGTCTTTCAGCTTCAATTGAAGCTTTTGACCTCACCACCAATAA GTGGGAAGTAATGACTGAATTTCCCCAAGAAAGAAGTTCCATCAGTTTGGTCAGCCTGGCTGGATCCCTGTATGCCATTGGTGGTTTTGCCATGATTCAGCTGGAGTCTAAAGAATTTGCACCCACTGAAGTCAATGACATATGGAA GTATGAAGATGATAAAAAAGAATGGGCTGGAATGTTGAAAGAAATACGTTATGCTTCAGGAGCTAGTTGCCTAGCAACACGGTTAAATCTCTTCAAACTGTCTAAGCTATAA
- the LOC133098614 gene encoding LOW QUALITY PROTEIN: phosphatidylinositol N-acetylglucosaminyltransferase subunit C-like (The sequence of the model RefSeq protein was modified relative to this genomic sequence to represent the inferred CDS: inserted 2 bases in 1 codon), producing MCAQPVTNTKEARWQKVLYERQPFPDNYVDQSFLEELRKNVYARKYQYWAVVFESSVVIQQLCSVCVFVVIWWYMDEGLLAPHWLFGTGLASSLIGYVLFDLIDGGEGRKKSGRTRWADLKSALVFIPLTYGFSPVLKTXTESVSTDTIYAMSVFMLLGHLIFFDYGANAAIVSSTLSLNMAIFASVCLASRLPRSLHAFVMVTFAIQIFVLWPMLQKKLKACTPRSYVGVTLLFAFSALGGLLSISAVGAILFALLLVSISRLCPFYLIRLQLFKENIHGPWDEAEIKEDLSRFLS from the exons ATGTGTGCCCAGCCTGTAACTAACACCAAAGAGGCCAGGTGGCAGAAGGTCTTGTATGAGCGACAGCCTTTTCCTGATAACTACGTGGATCAGAGCTTCCTGGAAGAGCTCCGGAAGAACGTCTATGCCCGGAAATACCAATATTGGGCTGTGGTATTTGAGTCCAGTGTGGTGATACAGCAGCTGTGCAGTGTCTGTGTTTTTGTGGTTATCTGGTGGTATATGGATGAGGGTCTTCTGGCTCCCCATTGGCTTTTTGGGACCGGCCTGGCTTCTTCACTGATTGGCTATGTTTTGTTTGATCTCATTGATGGAGGTGAAGGACGGAAGAAGAGTGGGCGGACCCGGTGGGCTGACTTGAAGAGTGCCCTAGTCTTCATACCTCTCACGTATGGCTTTTCGCCAGTGCTGAAGAC GACAGAGTCCGTCAGCACTGACACCATCTATGCCATGTCAGTCTTCATGCTGTTAGGCCACCTCATCTTCTTTGACTATGGTGCCAATGCTGCCATTGTATCCAGCACACTGTCCTTGAACATGGCCATCTTTGCTTCTGTCTGCCTTGCCTCACGCCTGCCCCGGTCCCTACATGCCTTCGTCATGGTGACATTTGCCATCCAGATTTTTGTCCTATGGCCCATGTTACAGAAGAAACTGAAGGCATGTACTCCCCGCAGCTATGTGGGAGTCACACTGCTTTTTGCATTTTCAGCCTTGGGAGGCCTGCTGTCCATTAGTGCTGTGGGAGCCATACTCTTTGCCCTTCTGCTGGTTTCCATCTCACGTCTCTGCCCTTTCTACCTCATTCGCCTGcagctttttaaagaaaacattcatGGGCCTTGGGATGAggctgaaatcaaagaagacttgTCGAGGTTCCTCAGCTGA